One uncultured Tolumonas sp. genomic window carries:
- a CDS encoding HlyD family efflux transporter periplasmic adaptor subunit, which translates to MMATANLNLVHETEAQRRHARVKIPARLIVTDPQHNQYVLELNEISASGFSVMNEDARLHVDQVYRGRLLFNFDAVEFVLKVNFKVIHQWADEHRFGCEFQDLGTQEISTLRLLISKFLGGEIAQVNDVLTTLSRENFTKARKVVNTSAGLTGWAKTKALLATALMFVVGLGAFAYLLSTLASHYLVTAARSASVTLPQQAVLMPKEGNVELLVKVGATVKAGMPVARVQAPWAEQVTTLLKASATPDPKLLSLLQTQMDYTLPSPCDCVVLSTGVTNGQFLERGKPVVQLVPPQSQPYVQANFDYADYAKLTAGRKVVLTLPDGLPEVSGTISQVQMTDVIPTPALGAVMVQIKPDRALPASTVSSPVAVSVAPIWFDRLRMAVVMQAKKFTQPEAG; encoded by the coding sequence ATGATGGCGACTGCAAATTTAAATCTGGTTCATGAGACCGAAGCACAACGACGCCACGCACGGGTGAAAATTCCAGCCCGGTTGATCGTGACTGATCCGCAACATAATCAATATGTCCTGGAGTTGAATGAGATTTCAGCCAGTGGTTTCAGTGTAATGAATGAAGATGCCCGTTTGCATGTTGATCAGGTCTATCGGGGACGTCTGTTATTTAACTTTGATGCCGTGGAATTTGTGCTGAAGGTAAATTTCAAGGTGATTCACCAATGGGCAGATGAACATCGGTTTGGCTGTGAATTTCAGGATCTGGGCACACAGGAGATATCCACCTTACGTTTGTTAATCAGCAAGTTTCTTGGCGGGGAAATTGCGCAGGTCAATGATGTATTAACGACCTTAAGTCGGGAAAATTTCACTAAAGCGCGAAAAGTAGTCAACACCAGCGCCGGGCTGACGGGTTGGGCGAAAACCAAGGCCTTGTTGGCAACGGCACTCATGTTTGTGGTGGGGCTGGGTGCATTTGCTTATTTGCTCAGCACACTGGCGAGCCATTATCTGGTTACCGCTGCACGCAGTGCATCAGTGACTTTGCCACAACAAGCGGTGTTGATGCCCAAAGAAGGTAATGTTGAATTATTGGTCAAGGTAGGCGCTACGGTTAAGGCGGGTATGCCGGTGGCAAGAGTGCAAGCGCCGTGGGCAGAACAGGTCACCACATTATTAAAAGCCAGTGCGACACCCGATCCGAAATTGCTGTCGTTATTGCAAACCCAGATGGATTACACCTTACCCAGCCCCTGTGATTGTGTGGTGCTGAGCACTGGTGTGACCAACGGCCAGTTTTTGGAACGGGGAAAACCGGTTGTGCAACTGGTGCCGCCACAGAGCCAGCCTTATGTGCAAGCGAATTTCGATTATGCCGATTATGCCAAGCTGACCGCCGGACGTAAGGTCGTGCTGACTTTACCGGATGGTTTGCCAGAAGTCAGCGGCACTATTTCTCAGGTACAGATGACCGACGTAATACCAACTCCGGCATTAGGCGCGGTGATGGTGCAGATCAAACCGGATCGAGCCTTACCAGCGAGCACAGTGAGTTCACCGGTGGCGGTTTCTGTCGCTCCTATTTGGTTTGATCGGCTGCGGATGGCCGTCGTGATGCAGGCGAAAAAGTTCACTCAACCTGAGGCTGGTTAA
- a CDS encoding right-handed parallel beta-helix repeat-containing protein, translated as MNKIVIVGLLACGLMFTQLAQAEFYTVQTVSTQAVDPALPALPDISGYNRNAILQKQAKWQKPAHITFERMINNVATRKFFKGGKLGMWAQKQGQFPKAIYVRDGILTLPALHKIMPDALVKLNKQQYLLRFPTVVMNHAAFAIAPGEELLLSHERGSFLVNAGDVFIVDGALRGWSEKTNSPAKFNGKKEEYRPFYIGWSGSETYAYGSLIESLGSLNSKAYGFTLSTYSEQDEMYAPLTLNRLQHPRGWLVNNRVTDMFYGFYSYEANDVVLVGNKYYDNIYYGIDPHDRSHHLIIANNEVWGTKVRHGIIGSRDVSGSFIFGNVSHDNNQAGIMLDRASNHNVVMQNSSYNNGSDGLAVYESHHNLIADNRFYNNQHHGIRFRNSLDVTLKDNLILQNGHYGIYGYLSDLSAHAPLPGHEARDLKLDPYEMRGSGSISGGVIALNGSGALFTTGLEAVEIGKLALDENGKRREITLGGDLVPYTDVITTVWYGDVNEVLFSRAVSTKRPNARNPVSLEVAND; from the coding sequence ATGAACAAAATTGTGATAGTCGGTCTTCTCGCGTGCGGGCTCATGTTTACGCAATTGGCGCAGGCAGAGTTTTATACTGTGCAAACTGTTTCTACACAGGCTGTCGATCCGGCGTTACCTGCCTTGCCGGATATTAGTGGTTATAACCGCAATGCCATTTTACAAAAACAGGCTAAATGGCAGAAACCCGCCCATATTACCTTCGAACGCATGATCAACAATGTGGCGACCCGGAAGTTTTTTAAGGGTGGCAAACTAGGCATGTGGGCGCAAAAACAAGGCCAATTTCCCAAAGCGATCTACGTTCGTGATGGAATTCTGACGTTACCGGCTTTGCACAAAATCATGCCGGATGCGTTGGTTAAATTGAATAAACAGCAGTATTTGCTGCGTTTTCCCACCGTGGTAATGAATCATGCGGCATTCGCGATTGCACCGGGGGAAGAGTTATTGCTTTCTCATGAACGGGGCAGTTTTCTGGTTAATGCGGGTGATGTGTTTATTGTCGATGGCGCTTTACGTGGCTGGAGCGAGAAAACCAACTCTCCGGCCAAATTTAACGGTAAAAAAGAGGAGTACCGGCCATTTTATATTGGCTGGAGTGGCTCAGAGACCTATGCCTATGGTTCGTTAATTGAGAGCCTCGGTTCACTGAATAGTAAGGCGTATGGTTTTACGCTGTCGACCTATTCAGAACAAGATGAGATGTATGCTCCGCTGACCCTTAACCGGTTGCAACATCCCCGTGGCTGGTTGGTGAACAATCGGGTAACCGATATGTTTTATGGCTTCTACTCTTATGAAGCCAATGATGTGGTGCTGGTTGGTAATAAATATTACGACAACATTTATTACGGCATCGATCCGCATGATCGCTCTCACCATCTGATTATTGCTAATAATGAGGTGTGGGGCACTAAAGTTCGCCATGGCATTATCGGTTCGCGTGATGTCAGCGGCTCGTTCATTTTTGGCAATGTGTCACACGATAACAATCAAGCCGGCATCATGCTTGATCGCGCCAGTAACCATAACGTTGTTATGCAAAACAGCAGTTATAACAATGGGAGTGATGGGCTGGCGGTATATGAAAGCCATCATAATCTGATCGCGGATAACCGTTTTTATAATAACCAGCATCACGGTATCCGCTTTCGCAACAGCCTTGATGTGACCCTCAAAGACAACCTCATTCTGCAAAATGGCCATTACGGAATTTATGGCTATTTAAGCGATCTTTCAGCACACGCTCCGTTACCCGGTCATGAAGCTCGCGATCTGAAACTTGATCCGTATGAGATGCGCGGCTCTGGTTCTATCAGTGGTGGTGTCATTGCGTTAAATGGCAGTGGCGCACTGTTTACCACCGGTTTAGAAGCCGTAGAAATTGGCAAATTAGCCTTAGATGAAAATGGTAAACGTCGTGAAATTACCTTGGGTGGCGATTTAGTTCCTTATACCGATGTGATTACTACCGTCTGGTATGGCGATGTCAACGAAGTGTTGTTCAGCCGCGCCGTCTCAACGAAACGCCCGAACGCGCGTAATCCTGTTTCACTGGAGGTGGCCAATGACTAA
- a CDS encoding alginate biosynthesis protein AlgX gives MTKFAPIFSVLTFLLSVTGAGVSQAADNGLPKYAAEPCCQLCPEAQKTSAEVGLKEGSAGWLFAATERASNAEPLTTPERAFLLKLLVQELAQKGTTVMLVMPPSRTLMYADHQLSKGTAAETTKEYLQTLRFFRQAGFLVPAYERLQPTVSGSAEPFFFKRDIHWTSSGAKQTAQLAAADIRKLALFEQQPEQRFETTAQGVLKISGLLNNQSQALCGGQRYPLEFTPHFVTKAVDVATTTSVDDIWLIGSSQSVENRFNFNGFLQQSLSRKVSNYTPDDGNSSVGWAKLLASEAFQTKPPKLILWELPYEHRKLSASLLRQMIALVNNGCESYPTLEQKAQVFQGNKLNDVIFGANLLKTHPSQLIFDLKLSDPSIEQLLLTVWYSDGGKSDFQIRKNSQLADSGRFSFVLGNVEMKQPRFFVSLDLALPSAARGKTTINASVCHFPDNLLQTAGR, from the coding sequence ATGACTAAGTTCGCACCCATTTTTAGTGTTCTGACATTTCTATTGAGTGTCACTGGCGCTGGTGTGTCACAGGCAGCGGATAATGGTTTACCTAAATATGCCGCTGAACCTTGTTGTCAGTTGTGCCCGGAAGCACAAAAAACATCGGCCGAAGTGGGGCTGAAGGAAGGCAGTGCCGGTTGGTTGTTTGCAGCTACCGAACGGGCTAGCAATGCCGAGCCATTAACCACCCCAGAACGCGCTTTTTTGCTCAAATTACTGGTGCAGGAGTTAGCGCAAAAAGGCACCACGGTAATGCTGGTTATGCCGCCATCACGGACGTTGATGTATGCGGATCATCAGCTGAGTAAGGGAACCGCTGCTGAAACGACGAAAGAATATCTACAGACTTTGCGCTTTTTTCGTCAGGCCGGTTTTTTAGTGCCCGCGTATGAGCGTTTGCAGCCAACAGTGTCGGGATCAGCAGAGCCGTTTTTCTTCAAACGTGACATTCACTGGACGTCCTCTGGCGCGAAACAAACCGCTCAATTGGCGGCCGCGGATATTCGCAAATTAGCGTTGTTTGAACAGCAACCAGAACAACGTTTTGAAACCACGGCGCAGGGTGTGCTGAAAATCAGTGGGCTTCTGAATAATCAATCGCAGGCGTTGTGTGGCGGCCAGCGTTATCCATTGGAGTTTACGCCGCATTTTGTGACCAAAGCGGTTGATGTGGCAACAACGACGTCTGTTGATGACATCTGGCTGATCGGTTCCAGTCAATCGGTGGAGAATCGTTTTAATTTCAATGGTTTTTTACAGCAGAGCCTATCGCGAAAGGTCAGTAATTATACGCCCGATGACGGCAACAGTAGTGTCGGATGGGCAAAATTACTGGCATCGGAGGCTTTCCAAACTAAACCGCCGAAACTGATTTTATGGGAACTGCCGTATGAACATCGCAAACTCAGTGCGTCGCTATTACGGCAAATGATTGCGTTAGTGAATAACGGTTGCGAGTCTTATCCGACGCTGGAACAGAAAGCGCAGGTCTTTCAGGGGAACAAACTGAATGATGTGATATTCGGTGCCAACCTGCTGAAGACGCATCCCAGCCAGTTGATCTTTGATTTGAAATTAAGCGATCCATCCATCGAACAATTACTGCTAACTGTCTGGTATTCCGACGGTGGGAAAAGTGATTTTCAGATCAGAAAAAACAGTCAACTCGCTGACAGCGGACGTTTTAGTTTTGTGCTGGGTAATGTCGAGATGAAGCAGCCACGTTTTTTTGTTTCCCTTGATTTAGCCCTGCCTAGCGCTGCGCGTGGAAAAACCACCATCAACGCCAGTGTTTGTCATTTCCCCGATAACTTGTTACAGACCGCAGGGAGATGA
- a CDS encoding polysaccharide lyase, translating to MKMARSYSLISLTGFLLAGLFACVGAAPANAVLQAPVGYLQGHLTIRVSEHATDCPPLNVYQDGLEIPSKYVQSEKSKDVIDDDNEARYAALSAPMSDLQQLSAALTDKLFKGNGTEQDLQCLRQHWLAWANAGALLQPTKSAVGKAIRKWTLGAIAANYLKIKLNLPEDDPTFPKVERQTLERWLGLVAGEVVKDYSHRKPEQINNHDYWAAWGVMTTAVVLNRADLFNWSGEIYLNAMAQVNADGELPNELKRRSRALSYHNFALQPLVLLAAFGEANGQHWLSADNAALQRLAALVIHNLDDSSALAQAAGAKQVKESLREHGRLAWLAPYIAISGNREWLPLLKSLSTLKMTRLGGDLSYLYLRNEPGFTQ from the coding sequence ATGAAAATGGCTCGCAGTTATTCACTGATTTCTCTGACGGGTTTTCTCTTGGCTGGTCTCTTTGCTTGTGTTGGGGCTGCGCCGGCTAACGCGGTATTACAGGCGCCGGTGGGTTATCTGCAAGGCCATCTGACTATTCGCGTATCAGAGCATGCTACTGATTGCCCACCGTTGAATGTCTATCAGGACGGGTTGGAGATCCCCAGTAAATATGTGCAGTCGGAGAAGTCGAAAGATGTGATCGACGATGACAACGAAGCACGGTATGCCGCGTTGTCAGCACCGATGTCTGATTTACAGCAATTATCGGCTGCGTTGACCGACAAGTTATTCAAAGGCAACGGCACTGAGCAGGATCTGCAATGTTTGCGTCAACACTGGCTGGCGTGGGCCAATGCCGGAGCGCTGCTGCAACCGACTAAGTCTGCGGTGGGAAAGGCCATTCGGAAATGGACGCTGGGAGCTATTGCTGCCAACTATCTGAAAATAAAGCTGAACCTGCCAGAGGATGATCCCACTTTTCCGAAAGTGGAACGTCAGACGTTGGAACGCTGGTTGGGGTTAGTCGCCGGTGAAGTAGTAAAAGATTACAGCCACCGCAAACCAGAGCAGATCAACAATCACGATTACTGGGCTGCTTGGGGGGTGATGACGACCGCGGTCGTACTGAATCGTGCCGATCTGTTCAATTGGTCTGGCGAGATTTATCTCAACGCGATGGCGCAAGTTAATGCCGACGGCGAGTTGCCCAATGAATTGAAACGTCGCAGTCGGGCGCTGAGTTATCACAACTTTGCTTTGCAACCACTGGTATTACTGGCCGCCTTTGGTGAAGCCAATGGTCAACACTGGTTGAGTGCTGATAATGCAGCATTACAACGTCTGGCGGCACTTGTGATCCACAATCTGGATGATAGCAGTGCACTGGCGCAGGCAGCAGGGGCTAAACAAGTCAAAGAAAGTCTGCGTGAACATGGGCGGCTTGCCTGGCTGGCACCTTACATCGCTATCTCGGGTAACCGGGAGTGGTTACCGTTACTTAAATCGTTATCAACACTGAAAATGACCCGCTTGGGTGGCGATCTTAGTTACCTCTATTTGCGCAACGAGCCTGGATTTACGCAATGA
- a CDS encoding mannose-1-phosphate guanylyltransferase/mannose-6-phosphate isomerase — protein MIPVILSGGSGSRLWPLSRKQYPKQFLNLLGDHTLLQQTVMRLPEKQFGKPFLVCNQLHRFIVREQMQQISRSTHSVLLEPFGRNTAPAVALSAMLITEDDGDDLMLVLPADHVIRDLAAFHAALERGRAEAEAGKLVLFGIVPTAPETGYGYVKSHSVNGLEAVPVERFVEKPDRATAISFLASGDYFWNSGMFMFKASRFLQELKKFQPDIYDICQLSLERKFRDLDFWRIDPDSFAFCPDDSIDYAIMEKTDDAVVVPLQAGWSDVGSWSALWEEQDKDPQSNLVKGAAELIETDHCYVHTTHRMVSLIGMQDTVVIETKDAVLVANINKVQDVKQLVKKLEQEDRPEAQHHREMFRPWGSMDAIDKGQRFGVQHLTIQPQQSISLHRHLHRSEHWVVVSGCAQATIGEETILMGENQSTYIPAGVFHRLSNPGQVPLEIIEIQTGSYLQDKDIERVADMYGRVNERDSTPAQNWPMAQGVRIVPH, from the coding sequence ATGATCCCAGTCATTCTCTCCGGTGGTAGTGGTTCACGTCTTTGGCCGCTTTCCCGTAAGCAATATCCAAAGCAGTTCCTGAACTTATTAGGTGACCACACGCTGTTACAGCAAACAGTCATGCGGTTGCCGGAAAAACAGTTCGGCAAACCATTTTTGGTTTGTAATCAGCTGCACCGTTTTATTGTGCGGGAGCAGATGCAACAAATCAGCCGTTCGACACATAGCGTGTTGCTGGAACCGTTCGGGCGTAATACGGCACCGGCGGTGGCCTTATCCGCCATGTTGATCACTGAGGACGATGGTGACGACTTGATGCTGGTATTACCGGCAGACCATGTGATCCGTGATTTAGCGGCGTTTCATGCTGCCTTAGAGCGCGGGCGTGCGGAGGCGGAGGCCGGCAAACTGGTGTTATTCGGCATTGTGCCGACCGCGCCGGAAACGGGTTATGGCTATGTGAAAAGTCATTCAGTGAATGGGTTGGAAGCGGTGCCAGTAGAGCGGTTTGTTGAAAAACCCGATCGGGCGACCGCGATCAGTTTTCTCGCCAGCGGTGACTATTTCTGGAACAGCGGCATGTTCATGTTTAAAGCCAGCCGCTTCCTGCAAGAGTTGAAAAAATTCCAACCGGATATTTATGACATTTGTCAGTTGTCGTTAGAGCGCAAATTCCGCGATCTCGACTTCTGGCGCATTGATCCCGATAGTTTTGCATTCTGCCCCGATGATTCTATCGATTACGCCATCATGGAAAAAACCGATGATGCCGTGGTCGTGCCTTTGCAGGCCGGGTGGAGCGATGTCGGTAGCTGGTCGGCCTTGTGGGAAGAACAAGACAAAGATCCGCAATCCAATCTGGTGAAAGGTGCTGCCGAACTGATCGAAACCGATCACTGTTATGTACACACCACCCATCGCATGGTCAGTCTGATCGGCATGCAAGATACCGTGGTCATTGAGACCAAAGATGCCGTGCTGGTGGCAAATATTAATAAAGTGCAAGACGTCAAACAGCTGGTGAAAAAACTGGAACAAGAGGATCGCCCGGAAGCACAGCATCATCGGGAAATGTTCCGGCCATGGGGCTCTATGGATGCGATTGATAAAGGACAACGTTTTGGGGTGCAGCACCTGACGATTCAGCCGCAACAAAGCATCTCGCTGCATCGCCATTTGCATCGCTCTGAACATTGGGTGGTGGTGTCGGGGTGCGCGCAGGCCACCATCGGGGAAGAAACCATTTTGATGGGGGAAAACCAATCTACCTATATCCCTGCCGGAGTCTTCCACCGACTCAGTAACCCCGGCCAGGTACCGCTGGAGATCATCGAGATCCAGACCGGCAGTTATCTGCAGGATAAAGATATCGAGCGGGTGGCAGACATGTATGGCCGCGTTAATGAGCGGGATTCGACGCCAGCGCAAAACTGGCCGATGGCACAGGGAGTGCGCATCGTTCCGCATTAG
- a CDS encoding phosphomannomutase CpsG (capsular polysaccharide biosynthesis protein; catalyzes the formation of D-mannose 6-phosphate from alpha-D-mannose 1-phosphate) encodes MGSFNCFKAYDIRGRLGDELDEDVAYRIGRAYARYLNARAIVVGGDVRLSSEGLKQTLVQGLRDSGADVIDLGMTGTEEIYFATWFLGVDGGIEVTASHNPIDYNGMKLVRSGSRPISGDTGLNEIRRMAEMIDYGPQAGIPGLYRQENILSAYVDHLMGYIDFSKLTPKKLVVNAGNGAAGHVINAIEKVFISQRVPVQLIKIHNEPDGTFPHGIPNPLLPENRADTANAVHAYGADMGIAWDGDFDRCFLFDQHGEFIEGYYIVGLLAESFLLKKPGARIIYDPRLTWNTEEIVTKTGGVPVMSKTGHAFIKERMRAEDAVYGGEMSAHHYFRDFGYCDSGMIPWLLVLELLCVRKQPLSTLVAERIARYPSPGEINSHLSDPQQAIQRVLDAYSGQALNIDYTDGISLSFDDWRFNLRSSNTEPVVRLNVESRADEVLMQQKTAEILSLLRQEG; translated from the coding sequence ATGGGATCATTTAATTGCTTTAAAGCCTACGATATTCGTGGCCGGTTGGGTGACGAACTGGACGAGGATGTTGCCTATCGTATCGGGCGTGCTTATGCCCGTTATCTGAACGCGCGTGCCATTGTAGTGGGCGGTGATGTGCGTCTTTCCAGTGAAGGACTAAAACAAACGCTGGTTCAAGGGTTACGCGACAGCGGTGCCGATGTTATCGATTTAGGCATGACCGGCACCGAAGAGATCTATTTTGCCACCTGGTTTTTGGGCGTCGATGGCGGCATTGAAGTGACTGCGTCACATAACCCCATCGACTATAACGGCATGAAACTGGTGCGCAGCGGCAGTCGGCCCATAAGTGGTGACACTGGCTTGAATGAGATCCGCCGGATGGCTGAAATGATCGATTATGGCCCACAAGCGGGTATTCCCGGGCTGTATCGTCAGGAAAATATCCTGTCGGCCTATGTTGATCACTTGATGGGTTATATCGATTTCAGCAAATTAACGCCGAAAAAGCTGGTGGTGAATGCAGGTAATGGCGCGGCTGGCCATGTGATCAATGCCATTGAAAAGGTGTTTATCAGCCAACGGGTGCCGGTGCAATTGATCAAGATCCACAATGAGCCGGACGGCACATTCCCGCATGGCATTCCTAACCCGTTATTGCCGGAAAATCGCGCTGACACTGCCAATGCTGTGCATGCTTACGGTGCTGATATGGGCATCGCGTGGGATGGTGATTTCGATCGTTGTTTCCTGTTTGATCAACACGGTGAATTTATCGAAGGCTATTACATCGTTGGTTTGCTGGCGGAAAGTTTTCTGCTGAAGAAACCCGGTGCCCGCATTATTTACGATCCGCGTCTGACGTGGAACACCGAAGAGATCGTCACCAAAACCGGTGGTGTACCGGTGATGTCGAAAACCGGTCATGCCTTTATCAAAGAACGCATGCGTGCTGAAGATGCGGTGTATGGCGGCGAGATGAGTGCCCATCACTATTTCCGCGATTTTGGTTATTGCGACAGCGGCATGATCCCGTGGTTACTGGTGTTGGAGCTGTTGTGCGTCCGCAAACAACCGCTGTCGACGCTGGTGGCGGAACGCATTGCCCGTTACCCATCACCCGGTGAAATCAACAGCCACCTCAGCGACCCGCAGCAAGCGATCCAGCGCGTGTTAGATGCATACAGCGGGCAGGCGCTGAACATCGATTACACCGATGGCATCAGTCTGTCTTTCGATGATTGGCGTTTTAATCTGCGCAGCTCGAATACCGAACCGGTGGTGCGACTGAATGTTGAGTCGCGTGCGGATGAAGTGTTGATGCAACAAAAGACAGCGGAAATTTTATCGCTGTTACGCCAGGAGGGCTAA
- the manA gene encoding mannose-6-phosphate isomerase, class I, which yields MKMMEETFQAAWQAIGGEMLQQPLWLINSLQPYDWGTTDVLPWLLGIENPQQQPQAEVWVGAHPKAPSQVVFPDAQFSLEQLIDGQPHAILGARAIQRFGPKLPFLFKILSAKKALSIQVHPDLAQAQAGFAHENAIGIPLTAAERNYHDANHKPELLYALTPFVGLVGFRPISEIVRLLVLVGEHQLLTWAKRLQKEGETALAAFYSWLLLLSGKELDHLLSAAGPSLQFQHEPAFAEVQRLAQEHPGDSGILSPLVLNLVSLVPGEAMFIPAGTPHAYLRGTGVEVMASSDNVLRAGLTQKHIAPDELLSTVIFRSMTPDIMRQPANKQPMNQIEQRFPVPVDDFELSIIRLQSGDTFPVGLLPEVELLFCLKGTITLTNAQGEPWTLTPASSVLLPAASQGWQLSGHGKVARVRIGPSLMH from the coding sequence ATGAAAATGATGGAAGAGACATTTCAGGCCGCATGGCAAGCCATTGGCGGAGAAATGCTGCAACAGCCATTGTGGCTGATTAATAGTCTGCAACCTTATGATTGGGGCACTACCGATGTGTTGCCGTGGTTGCTCGGTATTGAAAATCCGCAACAACAACCACAGGCAGAAGTGTGGGTCGGTGCCCATCCGAAAGCGCCGTCACAGGTGGTGTTCCCCGATGCGCAATTTTCACTGGAGCAACTGATCGACGGGCAACCACATGCCATTCTCGGAGCGCGCGCGATCCAGCGCTTCGGACCAAAATTACCTTTTTTATTCAAAATCTTGTCGGCCAAAAAAGCCTTGTCTATTCAGGTTCATCCTGATTTGGCACAGGCACAAGCGGGTTTTGCCCACGAAAATGCAATTGGTATTCCGCTCACGGCAGCAGAGCGAAATTACCATGACGCCAATCATAAGCCGGAGCTGTTATACGCGCTGACGCCGTTTGTCGGTTTGGTTGGGTTCCGGCCCATTTCTGAGATCGTGCGGTTGTTAGTGTTAGTCGGTGAACATCAGCTGCTGACTTGGGCGAAACGACTGCAAAAAGAGGGGGAAACGGCACTGGCAGCTTTTTATAGCTGGTTATTGTTGTTGTCGGGCAAAGAGCTGGATCATCTGCTTTCTGCTGCTGGCCCCAGCCTGCAATTTCAACATGAACCGGCTTTTGCTGAAGTGCAGCGGTTAGCACAGGAACATCCGGGAGATAGCGGGATTTTGTCTCCGTTAGTACTGAATCTGGTATCGCTGGTGCCAGGGGAAGCGATGTTCATTCCGGCCGGCACACCGCACGCTTATCTGCGCGGAACGGGCGTTGAGGTCATGGCCAGCTCCGACAATGTGCTGCGGGCTGGGTTAACGCAAAAACATATCGCACCGGATGAACTCTTATCGACGGTGATCTTTCGCAGTATGACGCCGGATATTATGCGTCAGCCGGCGAACAAACAGCCTATGAATCAAATAGAACAGCGGTTTCCCGTACCGGTGGATGACTTTGAGCTCTCGATTATACGTCTGCAAAGTGGCGACACTTTTCCGGTCGGCTTGTTACCCGAGGTTGAACTGTTATTTTGCCTGAAAGGCACTATCACGCTAACCAATGCACAAGGCGAACCGTGGACACTGACGCCCGCGTCCAGTGTGCTGTTACCGGCGGCCAGTCAGGGCTGGCAACTGAGCGGTCATGGCAAGGTCGCAAGGGTGCGCATTGGCCCGTCATTGATGCATTAA
- a CDS encoding right-handed parallel beta-helix repeat-containing protein, whose product MKIGTVITLLLAVWHWPVSAATSCTSANLRFASSSNTLYVQAGGICRIADIAALKPLQLVSQGDGIYLLKANLKLTDGSALLIDGDDPTDPVIEFRLLSNNTGLANSVVNLTADYGIVQINHTKVLSWDEAVEGPDTDYTTANRAYIRVRSGAADKQSRMDVTGSDIGYLGYYASESYGLTWKVSGTLNDVRVYGNILNSRIHNNYFGVFTYGAYGMMISGNEFDHNVKYGLDPHDDSDYLTITSNTSHHNGDHGIICSQRCNNLVIRYNTSYSNAGHGIMLHRSVDYSLVENNQVFDNEDTGIALFESNNNIIRGNIVQGNKTGIRLSVGSSYNSFQGNMIFGNTDNAIYTYQGSDEPARVGNDGINRENVWSQNDITATGAYILKLSATDGDTFSDNDFTGNPLAKFYLKGAVNTTYSNNLLDPEMTLP is encoded by the coding sequence ATGAAAATAGGAACTGTGATCACATTGTTACTGGCCGTTTGGCATTGGCCGGTATCTGCCGCGACGAGCTGCACGAGCGCTAATCTAAGGTTTGCCAGCTCCAGTAACACCTTGTATGTGCAGGCTGGCGGTATTTGCCGGATCGCTGATATTGCGGCATTGAAACCACTACAACTGGTGAGTCAGGGCGATGGTATCTATCTGTTAAAGGCGAACCTCAAATTAACCGATGGTTCTGCGTTACTGATTGATGGCGATGATCCAACTGATCCCGTCATTGAATTTCGTCTGTTGTCTAACAACACCGGACTGGCCAATAGTGTCGTTAATCTGACCGCTGATTACGGCATTGTGCAAATTAACCATACCAAAGTGCTGTCGTGGGATGAAGCCGTGGAGGGGCCGGATACCGATTACACCACGGCTAATCGGGCCTACATTCGTGTGCGATCTGGTGCTGCTGATAAACAATCACGGATGGATGTCACCGGCAGTGATATTGGTTATCTCGGTTATTATGCCTCGGAATCGTATGGCTTAACCTGGAAAGTGTCGGGCACACTGAATGACGTTCGTGTGTACGGCAATATTCTCAATAGCCGTATCCACAATAACTATTTCGGGGTGTTCACTTACGGTGCTTACGGCATGATGATCAGCGGTAACGAGTTTGATCATAATGTGAAATATGGGCTGGACCCGCATGATGATTCCGACTACCTGACTATCACGAGTAACACATCACACCATAACGGTGACCACGGCATTATTTGTTCGCAGCGTTGTAATAATCTGGTGATCCGTTATAACACCAGTTACAGCAACGCCGGTCATGGCATCATGTTGCATCGTTCGGTCGATTATTCGCTGGTGGAGAATAATCAAGTCTTTGATAACGAAGATACCGGTATTGCGTTGTTTGAAAGTAACAACAATATTATTCGGGGCAATATTGTGCAGGGTAATAAAACCGGCATTCGACTCTCAGTCGGGTCATCCTATAACAGTTTTCAGGGCAACATGATTTTCGGTAATACAGATAATGCTATCTATACCTATCAAGGATCCGATGAACCAGCTCGGGTCGGTAATGATGGCATCAATCGTGAGAATGTGTGGTCGCAAAACGATATAACGGCGACCGGTGCTTATATTCTTAAGCTGAGTGCTACAGATGGCGATACGTTCAGCGATAATGATTTTACTGGCAATCCACTGGCTAAGTTTTATTTAAAAGGGGCAGTGAATACTACTTACAGCAATAACCTTTTAGATCCAGAAATGACTTTGCCGTGA